One stretch of Amycolatopsis sp. NBC_00345 DNA includes these proteins:
- a CDS encoding HU family DNA-binding protein, with amino-acid sequence MANKAQLIEALSERLGDKKVASEAVDGLVDIIIRTVNKGEKVNITGFGVFEKRARAARTARNPRTGETVKVKKTNVPAFRAGTTFKDVISGTKKLPKATAVKRATATPARATASRATTTRAAATTRAAASRPATTRTRATAAKPAAKATATKTAAKPAARATAAKPAAAKATTRTRATAAKPAAKATATKAAAKPAAKATAAKTTAAKKPAAKAPAKRTSAAKKK; translated from the coding sequence ATGGCCAACAAGGCCCAGCTGATCGAGGCGCTGTCGGAGCGTCTGGGCGACAAAAAGGTTGCTTCGGAGGCCGTCGACGGTCTCGTCGACATCATCATCCGGACGGTCAACAAGGGCGAGAAGGTGAACATCACCGGGTTCGGTGTGTTCGAGAAGCGTGCTCGCGCCGCCCGTACCGCGCGTAACCCGCGCACCGGTGAGACCGTGAAGGTGAAGAAGACCAACGTGCCCGCGTTCCGCGCCGGCACCACCTTCAAGGACGTCATCTCGGGCACGAAGAAGCTGCCCAAGGCCACCGCCGTCAAACGCGCCACCGCCACACCGGCCCGCGCCACGGCTTCGCGCGCCACCACGACGCGTGCGGCCGCGACGACGCGTGCGGCGGCTTCGCGTCCGGCGACCACGCGGACCCGTGCCACCGCGGCGAAGCCCGCCGCCAAGGCCACCGCCACCAAGACGGCCGCGAAGCCGGCCGCCCGCGCGACGGCCGCGAAGCCGGCCGCGGCGAAGGCGACCACGCGGACCCGCGCCACCGCGGCGAAGCCGGCCGCCAAGGCGACCGCGACCAAGGCCGCCGCCAAGCCCGCCGCCAAGGCGACTGCCGCGAAGACCACCGCAGCCAAGAAGCCCGCAGCCAAGGCCCCGGCCAAGCGCACGTCGGCTGCGAAGAAGAAGTAG
- a CDS encoding RNA degradosome polyphosphate kinase, with translation MGLVSTDDGSTPARSGQPARRRGTNAAKPAAKDPAPRRTTAARKTVTSRATGEAAPKSTGPGSAKATAARTTAAGAGVSAAARKTATDSSASKSEPKSALSKSAALRSSASKPATPKSRASKNTGAKSGSGKSALAKITARASAASAAASAKEAAGEEFRAVPSAPPAVTSTAPTPVETLPDDRYFNRELSWQDFNARVLALAEDESQALLERAKFLAIFASNLDEFYMVRVAGLKRRDETGLPVRSADGLTPREQLDYIAKRNQDLVERHTAAFEEHLRPQLAEQDIRIVGWTDLAGADQLRLSSYFSEQIFPVLTPLAVDPAHPFPYISGLSLNLAVTVRDPQGGTERFARVKVPSNVPRLMRVEQERTNRTATFLPLEELIAAHLGELFTGMEVIEHHIFRVTRNADFEVEEDRDEDLLQALERELAQRRFGPPVRLEVAQDMSEHMLELLLRELEVDPADVVEVPGLLDLTCLFQLSGVDRKELKDRPFVPATHPAFGERETPKSVFATLREGDVLVHHPYDSFSTSVQRFIEQAAADSKVLAIKQTLYRTSGDSPIVDALIDAAEAGKQVVALVEIKARFDEQANIAWARTLERAGVHVVYGLVGLKTHCKVSMVVRQEGATIRRYCHIGTGNYNPKTARLYEDLGLLTADPSVGADITDLFNVLTGYSRQDTYRTLLTSPHGIRRGIVRAIGEEIELARAGQRAGIRIKCNSLVDEQVIDALYHASQAGVQVDVVVRGICSLKPGVEGLSENIRVRSILGRFLEHSRVFHFRAGGTHWIGSADMMHRNLDRRIEALVRVKDPKLTQQLDAVLDSALDPTTRCWVLSATGEWQPFPAAGSQVRDHQTELAKLHGAAG, from the coding sequence ATGGGTCTCGTGAGCACAGACGACGGCAGCACTCCAGCCCGTAGCGGTCAGCCGGCCCGGCGGCGCGGGACCAACGCGGCGAAGCCGGCCGCGAAGGACCCCGCTCCCCGCCGGACCACGGCCGCCCGGAAGACGGTCACGAGCAGGGCCACCGGCGAAGCGGCCCCGAAGTCCACGGGCCCGGGTTCCGCCAAGGCGACGGCCGCGCGCACCACCGCGGCCGGCGCCGGTGTCTCCGCCGCCGCCCGGAAGACGGCCACGGACAGCTCCGCGTCGAAGAGCGAGCCGAAGAGCGCCCTGTCGAAGTCCGCCGCGCTGCGGTCCTCGGCCTCGAAGCCCGCGACGCCGAAGAGCCGGGCGTCCAAGAACACGGGTGCCAAGAGCGGGTCTGGCAAGTCCGCGCTCGCGAAGATCACCGCCCGCGCCTCCGCGGCGAGCGCCGCCGCGTCCGCGAAGGAGGCCGCGGGCGAGGAGTTCCGCGCCGTGCCGTCCGCGCCGCCGGCCGTCACCTCGACCGCGCCGACACCGGTGGAAACCCTGCCCGACGACCGGTACTTCAACCGGGAGCTCTCCTGGCAGGACTTCAACGCGCGGGTGCTCGCGCTGGCCGAGGACGAGTCGCAGGCCTTGCTCGAACGGGCGAAGTTCCTGGCCATCTTCGCGTCCAATTTGGACGAGTTCTACATGGTCCGCGTGGCCGGCCTGAAGCGCCGCGACGAAACGGGCCTGCCGGTGCGCAGCGCGGACGGGCTCACCCCGCGCGAGCAGCTGGACTACATCGCCAAGCGCAACCAGGACCTGGTGGAGCGGCATACGGCCGCGTTCGAAGAGCACCTGCGCCCGCAGCTGGCGGAGCAGGACATCCGGATCGTCGGCTGGACCGACCTCGCCGGGGCCGACCAGCTGCGGCTGTCCAGCTACTTCTCCGAGCAGATCTTCCCGGTGCTCACACCGCTGGCGGTCGACCCGGCGCACCCGTTCCCGTACATCTCCGGCCTGTCGCTGAACCTCGCGGTGACGGTGCGGGACCCGCAGGGCGGGACCGAGCGCTTCGCACGGGTGAAGGTGCCCAGCAACGTGCCCCGGCTGATGCGGGTGGAACAGGAACGGACCAACCGCACGGCCACGTTCCTGCCGCTCGAAGAGCTCATCGCCGCGCACCTCGGCGAGCTGTTCACCGGCATGGAGGTGATCGAGCACCACATCTTCCGCGTCACCCGCAACGCCGACTTCGAGGTCGAAGAGGACCGCGACGAGGACCTCCTGCAGGCGCTGGAGCGTGAGCTGGCCCAGCGCCGGTTCGGCCCGCCGGTCCGGCTCGAGGTCGCGCAGGACATGAGCGAGCACATGCTCGAACTGCTGCTGCGCGAGCTGGAAGTGGACCCGGCCGACGTCGTCGAGGTGCCCGGCCTGCTGGACCTGACCTGCCTGTTCCAGCTGTCCGGTGTGGACCGCAAGGAGCTCAAGGACCGGCCGTTCGTGCCGGCGACGCACCCGGCGTTCGGCGAACGCGAGACGCCGAAGAGCGTGTTCGCGACGCTGCGCGAGGGCGACGTGCTGGTGCACCACCCGTACGACTCGTTCTCCACCAGCGTGCAGCGCTTCATCGAGCAGGCCGCGGCCGACTCGAAGGTGCTGGCGATCAAGCAGACGCTGTACCGCACCTCAGGTGACTCCCCGATCGTCGACGCGCTGATCGACGCCGCCGAGGCCGGCAAGCAGGTCGTGGCGCTGGTGGAGATCAAGGCGCGCTTCGACGAGCAGGCCAACATCGCCTGGGCGCGCACGCTGGAGCGCGCGGGCGTGCACGTGGTGTACGGCCTCGTGGGCCTGAAGACGCACTGCAAGGTCTCGATGGTGGTGCGGCAGGAAGGCGCCACGATCCGCCGCTACTGCCACATCGGCACCGGCAACTACAACCCGAAGACCGCGCGCCTGTACGAAGACCTCGGCCTGCTCACGGCCGACCCGAGCGTCGGCGCGGACATCACCGACCTGTTCAACGTCCTCACCGGCTACTCGCGCCAGGACACCTACCGGACGCTGCTCACGTCGCCGCACGGCATCCGCCGCGGCATCGTGCGCGCGATCGGCGAGGAGATCGAGCTGGCCCGCGCCGGGCAGCGGGCCGGGATCCGGATCAAGTGCAACTCACTGGTCGACGAGCAGGTGATCGACGCGCTGTACCACGCGTCGCAGGCCGGCGTGCAGGTCGACGTGGTGGTGCGCGGGATCTGCTCGCTGAAGCCGGGAGTGGAGGGGCTGAGCGAGAACATCCGCGTCCGGTCGATCCTCGGCCGGTTCCTGGAGCACTCGCGGGTGTTCCACTTCCGCGCGGGCGGCACGCACTGGATCGGCAGCGCGGACATGATGCACCGCAACCTGGACCGCCGGATCGAGGCGCTGGTGCGGGTCAAGGACCCGAAGCTGACGCAGCAGCTGGACGCCGTGCTCGACTCGGCGCTCGACCCGACCACGCGTTGCTGGGTGCTGTCGGCCACCGGCGAGTGGCAGCCGTTCCCGGCCGCGGGCTCGCAGGTGCGTGACCACCAGACCGAGCTGGCGAAGCTGCACGGGGCGGCCGGATGA
- the leuC gene encoding 3-isopropylmalate dehydratase large subunit, protein MTSPTGKARTLAEKVWESHLVRRGEGAEPDLLYIDLHLVHEVTSPQAFDGLRLAGRPVRRPDLTIATEDHNVPTVDIDLPIADPVSRTQVDTLRRNCKEFGVRLHPMGDAEQGIVHVIGPQLGLTQPGTTVVCGDSHTSTHGAFGAMAFGIGTSEVEHVLATQTLPLRPFKTMSINVDGTLRPGVTAKDVILAVIAKIGTGGGQGYVLEYRGKAIEALSMEARMTVCNMSIEAGARAGMIAPDETTFAYLKGRPHAPQGADWDAAVANWRELRTDDGAEFDAEVHLDADELTPFVTWGTNPGQGLPLGANVPDPAAIADENERFAAEKALSYMDLEPGMPLREVVVDTVFLGSCTNGRIEDLRAAADVLRGRKVAGSVRMLVVPGSMRVRKAAEEEGLDEVFTAAGAEWRQAGCSMCLGMNPDQLAPGERSASTSNRNFEGRQGKGGRTHLVSPLVAAATAVRGTLSSPEDLVPATV, encoded by the coding sequence ATGACCAGCCCGACCGGCAAGGCCCGTACGCTGGCGGAGAAGGTGTGGGAAAGCCACCTCGTGCGCCGAGGCGAAGGCGCCGAGCCGGACCTGCTCTACATCGACCTCCACCTGGTGCACGAAGTGACCAGCCCGCAGGCGTTCGACGGCCTGCGCCTGGCCGGGCGCCCGGTGCGCCGTCCCGACCTCACGATCGCGACCGAGGACCACAACGTCCCGACGGTGGACATCGACCTCCCGATCGCCGATCCGGTCTCCCGGACCCAGGTCGACACCCTTCGCCGCAACTGCAAGGAGTTCGGTGTCCGGCTGCACCCGATGGGTGACGCGGAGCAGGGCATCGTGCACGTCATCGGCCCGCAGCTGGGCCTCACCCAGCCCGGCACCACCGTGGTCTGCGGCGACAGCCACACCTCCACCCACGGCGCGTTCGGCGCGATGGCGTTCGGCATCGGCACCTCGGAGGTCGAGCACGTGCTCGCCACCCAGACGCTGCCGCTCCGTCCATTCAAGACGATGTCGATCAACGTCGACGGCACGCTGCGGCCCGGCGTCACGGCGAAGGACGTGATCCTCGCCGTGATCGCCAAGATCGGCACCGGCGGCGGCCAGGGCTACGTGCTCGAGTACCGCGGCAAGGCCATCGAGGCGCTCTCGATGGAAGCCCGCATGACCGTTTGCAACATGTCGATCGAGGCGGGCGCGCGCGCCGGCATGATCGCCCCGGACGAGACGACGTTCGCCTACCTGAAGGGCCGTCCGCACGCCCCGCAGGGCGCGGACTGGGACGCCGCCGTGGCGAACTGGCGCGAGCTGCGCACCGACGACGGCGCCGAGTTCGACGCCGAAGTGCACCTCGACGCCGACGAGCTGACCCCGTTCGTCACCTGGGGCACCAACCCCGGCCAGGGCCTGCCGCTGGGCGCGAACGTGCCCGACCCGGCCGCCATCGCCGACGAGAACGAGCGGTTCGCGGCCGAGAAGGCCCTGTCCTATATGGACCTGGAGCCCGGGATGCCGCTGCGTGAGGTGGTCGTGGACACGGTCTTCCTCGGCTCGTGCACCAACGGCCGGATCGAGGACCTGCGGGCCGCCGCGGACGTGCTGCGCGGGCGCAAGGTGGCCGGCTCGGTCCGGATGCTCGTGGTGCCCGGCTCGATGCGCGTCCGCAAGGCCGCCGAAGAGGAGGGCCTGGACGAGGTCTTCACCGCGGCCGGCGCCGAGTGGCGGCAGGCGGGCTGCTCGATGTGCCTCGGCATGAACCCGGACCAGCTCGCCCCCGGCGAGCGCAGCGCGTCGACCTCCAACCGCAACTTCGAGGGCCGGCAGGGCAAGGGCGGGCGGACGCACCTGGTGTCGCCGCTCGTGGCCGCGGCCACGGCCGTCCGGGGGACGCTGTCCTCCCCGGAGGACCTGGTCCCCGCCACCGTCTGA
- a CDS encoding lysophospholipid acyltransferase family protein — protein MTRREKGGFWVGLAAAVFYPLTAIGKRVQIGTEKVPRQGPAVLVLNHISHLDPVVDAVFVHRLKRVPRFFLKESLRHVPVLGKIVDGSGQIPVSRGSSAAGDSLKAAHQALDEGKVIVIYPEGTITKDPEGWPKDAFTGAARLALQNDVPVIPIARWGTNEIFNGYTKKFTPLPRKTVTHLVGDPIDLSAYEGANPRSASTLRAVTELMMDEVTRLLAEIRHEEPPSKKPEDGA, from the coding sequence TTGACACGGCGTGAGAAGGGCGGCTTCTGGGTGGGACTGGCCGCCGCTGTGTTCTACCCGTTGACGGCGATCGGCAAGCGGGTCCAGATCGGTACGGAGAAGGTGCCGCGCCAAGGCCCGGCGGTGCTGGTGCTGAACCACATCTCGCACCTCGACCCCGTGGTCGACGCGGTGTTCGTGCACCGGCTGAAGCGGGTTCCGCGGTTCTTCCTCAAGGAGAGCCTGCGCCACGTCCCGGTGCTCGGGAAGATCGTGGACGGCTCGGGCCAGATCCCGGTGTCGCGGGGTTCGAGCGCGGCCGGCGACAGCCTCAAGGCCGCCCACCAGGCGCTGGACGAGGGCAAGGTCATCGTCATCTACCCCGAGGGCACCATCACGAAGGACCCCGAGGGCTGGCCGAAGGACGCGTTCACCGGGGCTGCGCGGCTGGCGTTGCAGAACGACGTCCCGGTGATCCCGATCGCGCGCTGGGGCACGAACGAGATCTTCAACGGCTACACGAAGAAGTTCACGCCGCTGCCGCGCAAGACCGTGACGCACCTGGTCGGCGACCCGATCGACCTGTCGGCCTACGAGGGCGCGAACCCGCGCAGCGCGTCGACCCTGCGTGCGGTGACCGAGCTGATGATGGACGAGGTCACGCGGCTGCTGGCGGAGATCAGACACGAGGAGCCGCCGTCGAAGAAGCCGGAGGACGGCGCCTGA
- the leuD gene encoding 3-isopropylmalate dehydratase small subunit, with translation MEPFTQHTGIGVPLRRSNVDTDQIIPAVYLKRVTRTGFEDGLFAAWRGQEDFILNQEPFDRGSVLVAGPDFGTGSSREHAVWALMDYGFRAVISARFADIFRGNSGKGGLVAAQCEQSDVELLWKLLENEPGTEVTVDLATKTVRAKDFTAPFEIDDYVRWRLLEGLDDIALTLRHAEEITEFESARPSWKPVTIPIAAS, from the coding sequence ATGGAACCGTTCACCCAGCACACCGGCATCGGGGTCCCGCTGCGCCGGTCCAACGTGGACACTGACCAGATCATCCCGGCCGTGTACCTCAAGCGCGTGACCCGCACCGGCTTCGAGGACGGGCTGTTCGCCGCCTGGCGCGGCCAGGAGGACTTCATCCTCAACCAGGAGCCGTTCGACCGGGGCAGCGTCCTGGTCGCGGGGCCCGACTTCGGTACCGGCTCCTCGCGTGAGCACGCCGTGTGGGCGCTGATGGACTACGGCTTCCGCGCCGTGATCTCCGCCCGCTTCGCCGACATCTTCCGGGGCAACTCCGGCAAGGGCGGCCTGGTGGCCGCGCAGTGCGAGCAGTCGGACGTCGAGCTGCTGTGGAAGCTGCTCGAGAACGAGCCCGGCACGGAGGTCACGGTGGACCTGGCGACCAAGACCGTGCGGGCCAAGGACTTCACCGCGCCCTTCGAGATCGACGACTACGTCCGCTGGCGGCTGCTCGAAGGACTGGATGACATCGCTCTCACCCTTCGCCACGCCGAAGAGATCACCGAGTTCGAGTCCGCCCGCCCGTCCTGGAAGCCCGTGACCATCCCGATCGCGGCCTCCTAG
- a CDS encoding FUSC family protein, which translates to MQVAVAGTLAIASGREISESRYYWAAIVAFVAFTGTATRSEVFVKAASRVAGTLAGLAFGVLLAHLTGGDPAGVIVVVVLCVFFGTCLTRISYAQLYSLLHEFSAELLRDGLARGLDDRLRRLLLVAGPLSQVLPWAAGSRRVRHRLTVHTGLVSHTRAFTGAVRRNGSARVLEDACRALADAAEALAGSPKQPSDAVFDRLAKAETALRRSWPTAAGRAWGELDHLRRLLHELAGRDTVPALSAEPVRPAGFPIRGTVLGPSGAGAARTPLTLMDGHGHQLRRAITGPDGHFEVHVPRPGSFLLLTVAGRFRPSVTTVVVPRHERGAVVDVVLARLPVPGCPGEMRA; encoded by the coding sequence GTGCAGGTCGCGGTCGCCGGCACGCTCGCGATCGCGAGCGGCCGGGAGATCTCCGAATCGCGCTACTACTGGGCCGCCATCGTCGCGTTCGTCGCCTTCACCGGCACGGCAACGCGCTCGGAGGTGTTCGTGAAGGCGGCCAGCCGCGTGGCGGGCACGCTGGCCGGGCTCGCTTTCGGCGTGCTGCTGGCCCATCTGACCGGTGGCGACCCGGCCGGCGTCATCGTGGTGGTCGTGCTCTGTGTGTTCTTCGGCACGTGCCTGACCCGGATCTCCTACGCCCAGCTCTACAGCCTGCTGCACGAATTTTCCGCCGAGCTGCTGCGCGACGGGCTGGCGCGCGGACTCGACGATCGGCTGCGGCGCCTGCTGCTCGTGGCCGGTCCGTTGAGTCAGGTGCTGCCGTGGGCCGCGGGCTCACGGCGCGTCCGGCATCGCCTCACTGTCCACACCGGCCTCGTGAGTCACACGCGCGCGTTCACCGGAGCAGTGCGCCGAAACGGGTCCGCTCGCGTTTTGGAGGACGCCTGCCGGGCACTGGCCGACGCGGCCGAAGCGCTGGCCGGGAGCCCAAAACAGCCGTCTGACGCCGTTTTCGACCGGCTCGCCAAGGCGGAGACGGCGCTGCGCCGCTCGTGGCCGACCGCCGCCGGGCGCGCGTGGGGTGAGCTCGACCACCTGCGCCGCCTGCTGCACGAGCTGGCCGGTCGCGACACCGTTCCCGCGCTGTCCGCCGAACCCGTGCGCCCGGCCGGTTTCCCCATCCGCGGCACCGTGCTCGGCCCGTCCGGCGCGGGCGCTGCGCGGACCCCGCTCACGCTGATGGACGGCCACGGCCACCAGTTGCGCCGCGCGATCACCGGCCCGGACGGGCACTTCGAGGTTCACGTCCCGCGCCCCGGCTCGTTCCTGCTCCTCACCGTGGCCGGGCGGTTCCGGCCGTCGGTGACCACCGTGGTGGTGCCACGGCACGAGCGGGGCGCCGTGGTCGACGTGGTGCTCGCGCGGTTGCCGGTGCCCGGTTGTCCTGGTGAGATGCGCGCATGA
- a CDS encoding HU family DNA-binding protein has translation MANKAQLIEALSERLGDKKVASEAVDGLVDIIIRTVNKGEKVNITGFGVFEKRARAARTARNPRTGETVKVKKTNVPAFRAGTTFKDVISGTKKLPKATAVKRATATPARATATTTRAAATRATASRPATTRATTTRTRATTAKPAAKATATKAPATKAKATKATAKTTAAKTTTTRAKAAAKPATKATATKATAKPAAKATAAKTTAAKKPAAKAPAKRTSAAAKKK, from the coding sequence ATGGCCAACAAGGCCCAGCTGATCGAGGCGCTGTCGGAGCGTCTGGGCGACAAAAAGGTTGCTTCGGAGGCCGTCGACGGTCTCGTCGACATCATCATCCGGACGGTCAACAAGGGCGAGAAGGTGAACATCACCGGGTTCGGTGTGTTCGAGAAGCGTGCTCGCGCCGCCCGTACCGCGCGTAACCCGCGTACCGGTGAGACCGTGAAGGTGAAGAAGACCAACGTGCCCGCGTTCCGCGCCGGCACCACCTTCAAGGACGTCATCTCGGGCACGAAGAAGCTGCCCAAGGCCACCGCCGTCAAACGCGCCACCGCCACACCGGCCCGCGCCACCGCGACGACGACCCGCGCCGCCGCCACCCGCGCGACGGCCTCGCGTCCGGCCACCACCCGCGCCACCACCACGCGGACCCGCGCCACCACGGCGAAGCCCGCCGCGAAGGCCACCGCCACCAAGGCCCCCGCGACGAAGGCGAAGGCCACCAAGGCCACCGCCAAGACCACGGCGGCCAAGACCACCACCACCCGCGCGAAGGCCGCGGCCAAGCCGGCCACCAAGGCGACCGCGACCAAGGCCACCGCCAAGCCCGCCGCCAAGGCGACTGCCGCGAAGACCACCGCGGCCAAGAAGCCCGCAGCCAAGGCCCCCGCGAAGCGCACCTCGGCCGCAGCGAAGAAGAAGTAA
- a CDS encoding nuclear transport factor 2 family protein translates to MSEKLTDPAVLAFVTALNAGDRAAFRAALTDDAAMSDDGTERDLGDWTEREVFSSQGHLDTDSLESVTDGGRSFVTTYSNATWGGMRTRWHFVVRDGKVARFETGQA, encoded by the coding sequence ATGAGCGAGAAGCTGACCGACCCCGCCGTGCTGGCCTTCGTGACCGCGCTGAACGCGGGTGACAGGGCGGCGTTCCGCGCCGCGCTCACCGACGACGCCGCGATGTCCGACGACGGCACGGAGCGGGACCTCGGCGACTGGACCGAGCGGGAGGTCTTCAGCTCCCAGGGTCATCTCGACACGGATTCGCTGGAGTCCGTGACCGACGGCGGCCGGTCGTTCGTGACGACCTACTCCAACGCCACCTGGGGCGGCATGCGCACCCGCTGGCACTTCGTGGTTCGCGACGGGAAGGTCGCGCGCTTCGAGACCGGGCAGGCCTGA
- a CDS encoding NUDIX hydrolase, giving the protein MSPDVRAAGAVLWRGAGDAFEVALVHRPRYDDWSLPKGKVDPGETIAATAVREIREETGFRTVLGRYVAQTAYDVPARHGEGVLKKTVDYFSGEAVSGSFEPNDEVDELRWLSPVVAERLLTRDTDVRVLREFCALPPESTTLLLVRHAKAGKREDWTGDDDLRPLSDAGQRQADALRALLPLFGADRVLSAPRLRCVQTVGGVAEDLGLDVRHEQLLSEEGYWPDPVLGIARLLAIAGDGGTPVVSSQGGVIPDLVSALADRDGIELTASRGGVVPSKKGSLWVLTFRPPSGSTGPELMSADYYASALPSPAPSHS; this is encoded by the coding sequence ATGAGCCCGGACGTCCGGGCGGCCGGCGCGGTGCTGTGGCGCGGCGCGGGTGACGCGTTCGAGGTGGCGCTGGTCCACCGTCCGCGGTACGACGACTGGTCGCTGCCCAAGGGCAAGGTCGACCCGGGCGAGACGATCGCCGCCACCGCCGTCCGCGAGATCCGTGAGGAGACGGGCTTTCGCACCGTCCTCGGCCGGTACGTCGCGCAGACCGCGTACGACGTGCCCGCCCGCCACGGCGAAGGGGTGCTGAAAAAGACGGTCGACTATTTCAGCGGCGAGGCGGTGTCCGGCTCCTTCGAGCCCAACGACGAGGTCGACGAGCTGCGCTGGCTCAGCCCCGTGGTGGCGGAGCGACTGCTGACGCGGGACACCGACGTCCGGGTGCTGCGGGAGTTCTGCGCGCTGCCGCCGGAGTCGACCACCCTGCTGCTGGTGCGCCACGCGAAGGCGGGCAAGCGCGAGGACTGGACCGGAGACGACGACCTCCGCCCGCTGTCGGACGCCGGGCAGCGTCAGGCGGACGCCCTGCGCGCGCTGCTGCCGTTGTTCGGCGCGGACCGCGTGCTGTCCGCGCCGCGGCTGCGGTGTGTGCAGACGGTGGGCGGCGTCGCGGAAGACCTCGGCCTCGACGTGCGACACGAGCAGCTGCTGTCGGAAGAGGGCTACTGGCCCGACCCGGTCCTCGGTATCGCCCGCCTGCTCGCGATCGCGGGCGACGGCGGCACTCCCGTGGTGAGCAGCCAGGGCGGGGTGATCCCGGACCTGGTGAGCGCGCTGGCCGACCGCGACGGCATCGAGCTGACGGCCTCCCGCGGCGGCGTGGTGCCCAGCAAGAAGGGCTCGCTGTGGGTGCTGACGTTCCGCCCGCCGTCGGGCAGCACCGGCCCGGAACTGATGAGCGCCGACTATTACGCGAGCGCGCTGCCTTCCCCGGCGCCGTCGCACTCCTAG
- the cofC gene encoding 2-phospho-L-lactate guanylyltransferase, translating into MDVDLIVPLKHPRDGKSRLRGALADERHPDLVLALAYDTLAAVTAAAHVRRVLVVAADPAAVSELAALGAEIVPEPEVPGLNEALRHGEALLRTASPGGVIGALQADLPALRPGDLSTALGEAAGRRAFVADRQGTGTTLLLSAPGAPLDPRFGVGSAGLHTRSGATPLAGGLISLRSDVDTPEDLGHACSLGVGEHTAAVLGTACVPLG; encoded by the coding sequence GTGGACGTGGACCTGATCGTGCCCTTGAAACACCCGCGCGACGGCAAGTCGCGGCTGCGGGGCGCACTCGCCGACGAACGGCACCCCGACCTGGTACTGGCGCTGGCGTACGACACGCTGGCGGCGGTGACGGCGGCCGCGCACGTCCGGCGGGTGCTGGTGGTCGCGGCGGACCCGGCGGCGGTGTCCGAATTGGCCGCACTCGGCGCGGAAATCGTCCCCGAGCCTGAGGTGCCCGGGCTCAACGAGGCGCTCCGGCACGGCGAAGCGCTGCTGCGAACGGCCTCACCCGGCGGGGTGATCGGCGCGCTGCAGGCCGACCTGCCCGCCCTGCGCCCGGGCGATTTGTCCACGGCGCTGGGCGAAGCGGCGGGACGGCGCGCGTTCGTCGCCGACCGTCAGGGCACCGGCACGACGCTGTTGCTGTCGGCACCCGGCGCGCCGCTCGACCCGCGGTTCGGCGTCGGCTCCGCGGGCCTGCACACCCGCTCCGGCGCCACCCCGCTGGCCGGCGGGCTGATCTCCCTGCGCAGCGACGTGGACACCCCCGAGGACCTCGGGCACGCCTGTTCACTCGGTGTCGGGGAGCACACCGCGGCGGTGCTCGGAACGGCGTGCGTGCCGCTGGGCTGA
- a CDS encoding IclR family transcriptional regulator, whose amino-acid sequence MGQHSGIGVLDKAVAVLQAVAEDPCGLAELCTRTGLPRATAHRLAVGLEVHRLLRRGPDGRWRPGTALAELAGGSTDPLLDAAGSVLPKLRDITGESVQLYRRDGVQRVCVSTAEPPSGLRDTVPIGSRLPMTAGSGAKVLAAWSDPHTQRTILADAVYGERTLLEVRRRGWAQSVAEREPGVASVSAPVRDSSGTVVAAVSVSGPVERIGRKPGARWAADLLAAADALQERL is encoded by the coding sequence GTGGGACAGCATAGCGGTATCGGAGTACTGGACAAAGCCGTGGCGGTGTTGCAGGCCGTGGCCGAAGACCCCTGTGGGCTCGCGGAACTCTGCACCCGTACGGGGTTGCCGAGAGCGACAGCACACCGCCTCGCCGTGGGCCTCGAGGTGCATCGCCTGCTGCGCAGGGGTCCGGACGGCCGCTGGCGGCCGGGCACCGCGCTCGCGGAGCTGGCGGGCGGTTCGACCGACCCCCTGCTCGACGCGGCGGGTTCGGTGCTGCCCAAGTTACGGGACATCACCGGCGAAAGCGTGCAGCTGTACCGGCGTGACGGCGTTCAGCGCGTGTGCGTCTCGACGGCCGAGCCGCCGAGTGGCCTGCGCGACACCGTCCCGATCGGCTCCCGGCTGCCGATGACGGCCGGCTCCGGCGCGAAGGTCCTTGCGGCGTGGTCGGATCCGCACACCCAGCGCACGATCCTGGCCGACGCCGTCTACGGCGAGCGCACGCTGCTGGAGGTCCGCCGCCGCGGCTGGGCGCAGAGCGTCGCCGAGCGGGAACCGGGTGTGGCCAGCGTTTCGGCGCCGGTGCGCGATTCGTCCGGGACCGTGGTGGCCGCGGTGTCGGTTTCCGGCCCCGTCGAACGGATCGGCCGCAAGCCGGGCGCCCGCTGGGCCGCCGACCTCCTCGCGGCCGCCGACGCCCTGCAGGAACGGCTCTGA